DNA from Kryptolebias marmoratus isolate JLee-2015 linkage group LG15, ASM164957v2, whole genome shotgun sequence:
atataaaaatatgccATATAAAAtgagtgattgcataaatactTACCCCCTTTAAAGTGTCTGCCAGAATTCAATTCTAacaaaagattattgaaaaaggatttccaaggtcCTAAACATCCTCAGAAGTTCTTctaaatccatcatcaggagaTGGGAGGAATATGGGACCTGTGTAAATCTACCaggagcaggccgtcctcacaatctgagtgactgtgaagaaggagaataatgagagagagaccaccatgacacctgtgagctctctgaaggagttaaagcttcagcaggtgagatgggagagactgtagATATAACTACTGTTGTCTGAGTTCTTCACTAGTCTGAGGGgaagagaaagccactgttgaagaaaactcagattaaaccTCAACAAGAGTCTCTAAACAATCTAGACAAACTCGAGATCGAAGAAGGCCAACTTATATTGACCGTGACCGATTGAGGACaacaataaaagtataaaacatcTAAGggggtaaaaatgtttttagagaCATTGTAGCGCACGGTGTCAGGATAACGTGGCTCGATACgctgcttatttttttctggcATATTTATCACCacggacaaaaaaacaaaacaaaaaaaatatttctgttcttctgctgtttttgtagcACAACTGTCCAGTTGGAAATGTGGACCTGCAAGGACGAAGTGCTCTGCACGATGCCGGTGAGATGACACTTTTCTGCTGACTCAGCTGTGATGTAGTTCCAACAGGAACTCTCACCTCTCCGGTGCTTTTTGGACCTGACTCAGTCCTGCTTACAGTTTTAGTTTAGATTCAAACTCTCACTATTATGGTGGTTTGATTCTGCTGTACTTTGGTTTACTCTAAAACTGACACCTTCAGCTAACACTAACGTCACTATGTTCTACGAATGACCCCAACCTagtcttaataataataataataatgataatgtttttgcctgtgtttgtgtgcgagtgtgcatttgtctgtctcTTATCAAAGTATCCCAGAATAATCTTTGGGtgtacaactaattaacctttggcgtcatcctgattcaagatggctttcacagctaattggccttagccaacagaaaaatggctctaatttaGTCAATTAtgtagatattgagctaaaatttggtgtggcaatAGTTGAGTCATTCTCATCTCATACAGTGAGGACTAAGATCTCTTTTAGCATTTGATCATCATTTCTCAGAGTAAGATGGCAGCTGATATGCATTCTTCCAGGAACGATGTTGTTATTTACCTTACCTGCCGTCAACTGTGTGTAAAATTACtgcagttccttttttttgtaccatttcttttactttagtCTTCCCATTTGTTTCAAGAAACCCAGCGAAACCAGAGCCATCCTGCCTGCCACATTAAATGTGGTTTTAGcaatttttatttgacatcaaatttagcttttacctCGTCTTTTACAGCCGGAGCTGAGTGGAcgtgcttgttttttgtttgttttctttaaatggtaAACGAGCTGAAATAGTTATTGTTGCCCTTTCTCTTCCCCTCACAGTTATGGCGGGCTGCTCCTCCAGTGTGAAACTTCTTTGTGACAGCGGGGCTTCTGTGAACGCCAGCGATTTTGTAAGAGTTGATAATCCACTTTGCTTCACACAATGTGTTGTTACAGTTTAGCCTGACCTTATTTGTTCTCGGGGTCAAATCGCCCAGCTTGCTCTCAAAGCGCAGTTGTCTTGTTATTGtaaataactgcaaataaagtGAAGTCAGAGCGGCGCTAAAGGGTTCTTTTGAAATTATAACCTCATTTTTATTGCTAAGCACTCTCTCTGTCCTCATTTCCTCCTCTTGAGCTGTTATTTTTTGAGAGAATAAACAATTCTTTTCGGATTCGAGTAGACATTTCTTTATGTGTGCGTGTTGTTTTCCTCTGCAGGATGGCAGGACTCCTCTCATCCTGGCTACCCAGCTGGGTCACCCACACATCTGTCAGCTGCTGCTTGAGCGAGGGGCTGATATCACTGCccgagacaaacaaaacaagtaaggGCCTGCTCCCCTCGGGGTGTTTGTCTTCAGCCAGACTGCCACCAGTCAGGTCAGATCATCTGAAATCCAGGTTGCTTCCAGGGGACAGGTTATTCACATGAGCTGGATTTCCTTCAAGTGGACGTTTTTGTGACATTAAAACATCAAGTTTCATGTTTGAATTCTGATATAAGCTGTTACAAAACTGTGCATGCTTTGAcgtaaagcaaacaaaaacaacaaaaaaaaaacgctacATGTAGTTAAAAGCAGCTGTTAAATATGTTAGGATTCATTTATCGTCTTTGTTAACTCGCTCAGGACGGCGCTGATTTTAGGCTGTGAGATTGGTTGCAAGGACGCCGTGGAGGTGCTGCTGAGGAGCGGCGCCGACGTGAAGGCACTGGACAGCTTCGGTCACGATGCGTACCACCACGCTCGGCTCAGCAAGAACACAGAGCTCACCGCGCTGGTCAAAAGTTACCTCGACAGAGCCACCAGAGGTAGGCAGGTTTCTGAGAAATACAAGGAAAACGTATCGTAACCACTGTCCGATCTCTTCATTTGtggatgttttttgtgttacagaaaaagaagctgcaaAGATAGAGCACTGGAAGCGACAGGTAGTTTTATTGTCCCTTACATTACGTGCAAAATAGAActtgaatgtgtttatttatcaggATAGAAAGAGATGCAATTGTTGGAACtgcctcttttatttatttctgtcagtaGCGGTTATGTCCCTTGTTTAAAAAGAGcgctgcagttttcttttttctgtaaatgttttttttttgctgatccATAAAACAtgactgccatctagtggctgCAGTTGAGAATGTTCAAAACAGATTTCCTACCAGTGGCACAGTTTTCTATTTAAAACATGGTTGTAAATGAAGATGTTTCCCATCCTTCAGCTTTCAGTGGACAGATCGGATGCAGCTGAGGCCAGCAGAAAGGATCAGATCATAAATGTAAGTCCTTTGATTTATCTGGACCCAGCAGCAGTCAGAGTAGCAAAGTGTGTGCCTAAATTCACAGCATTCATAGCTgcaaataatgaataaattacTTAACATTTAGCTATTATTCATGGTGACAGTAAGTTAAAGTTTGTGTCGCTTTAAGTGTCGGTGTGGGGTTCTTTTTCAGGATCTAGAAGAGCAGAACGAGACCCTTCAGGAAAGCATTAGGAAGTACAACCAGGAGCAGAAAGGGCTGCTGGACAGGGTCAACATGCTGCAGCAGCAACTCACACAGGTATGTCTGAGCTGACACACTGCCACAGGAAGGgctcaggagctgcagcaggaaaataACAGTCTGAGTCTGAGTCTGAGCTGGGGTTAGAAGAAGGTTAGAAGAAGGTTAGTCTGTATAGgggtaatgaaataaaatgttcaggTGCTCCctttacataaaactgaaacatgaaggaCTGCATTCAGCGTTTGTCAGAAGATGCTGCCACACACTTATCATacacagaaaaccaaataataaaataaaacgtatGCAGCTGAAGGCTTCACTTTACTGAGCGTGATTCTTTTCCTttcacctgcaggaaaaaatgGCAGCGGCCGATGCACAAAAAGAGGTACACAACATTCCCTCGGGtggtttttgttgtctgcctgTCAGATGTGGGGACAGtttgaataatttgtttgttgCGGCGTGACTCGCTCGTGCCTTTTCTGTTGATCagaaggagcagctgaaggtgttactcaaagagagagaggaaggtCCTCGAGGAGCAGAGACCGTCAAAGTTCAGCTCCGGAGTACTTTGGTTAGTGTCTGATTTCTGGAAAACACTGATGTTGATttgtatttcagctttttaatgtgtttgtttttaaaagttaataataaAGAGAGAACATCGTGTTACAAACCTTCCTGTTTAGCATTTGAAACCAATTTAAAGCCTGAAGCTTTTTGATTGTTTCTGACTTCATGTTTTCACAGGGGGAGTACTCAGGCCAGTCTGTTATCAAAGGTCagccctttttttaatttcatttaattagatttatgtATTTCAGATTTCGTAGACTTTTTTAAATCGTATATGGcgtttttttgtcttgcaggtaaagaaaacattttagtgaaacaaGCTCAAAGTCTGGATTGTGGCAAGGTAACTTTTCTTTTGCAAATtgatataaattttaaaaatccagcGATTATAAACCTATTTATTTGAAGTTAAAATGCTAAGCTAACTGAAAGGTGTGCCcacaatttaaatgaaaaacactttaaaaccaaTGGATGCTGCATCTACACAGACTGTAAGAGACAATTTATcaaagaaccagttttaaatcGTTTTAGCACCTTATTGCTGGGAGTTTGTCACAAAGACGCAGGATTTATTCTCGTTTCTGTACATCCTACTGAGCCAATTTAAAACCCATAACAGGTTTATTACCTCGCCTCTTATATGCAGACACaacattgttttattctttaatcaTATGAGCCTTTTTTAACTCTTTACCAATttatattttagtgttttattccTTAAAACAATTGAGCGTAGTTTGAAAAAGTTCAAGTCAAAGGACTcgactaaaaaaacaacaatttaaacttaaataagTATCTAAAAACGTTAAAAGAACTtcagaaaaccttaaaaaccaGAGCTTGAAACACCAAAAAATGGAGAAAGTCAGGCCCCTACGGGTCAAAATCAAAAAACGTAATGTCTTTTATGCCACAGTAACTTATATatgattcaaaacaaaaatattatatattattaaatCAAATGTTGATTGTTTGTACTCTTCTGTTGCAGATGATCCAGAATCCTGCAGCGTCCAGACAACTGCAGAGGAGTCCGACCCAAATAAGCTGGGATCTCACGGAGGTGGAAGCTCTTCAACGGGATCTTGAGGCCGTCAAGCGGAAACAGCAGACcgcggaggaggaggcggccCAGCTTCAGTCGGCGCTGAGCCGTAAAAACCGCGAGTGCCAGGAACTGGCTCAGAGCCGAGACGCCATCCAGAAACAGGCTGACCAGCAGATTCAAGAGCTGGAGGACGCCTTGGGAGACGTCCAGAAGAGGATGCTGGACTCGGAGTGTAAAGTCAAGCAGCTGCAAGCTCACGTGGTCGCTGTGAAGGAACGCTTCGAAGGCCAGGCGACAGAAGAGTTGCGCGCGCAGCTGCTCGACGTGAAGTCCAAATACGAAGGCGCCTCAGCCGAGGTGGGCCGTGTTCGGAACCGCCTCAAGCAGAGCGAGAAAGCCCTGGAGGAATACAAGAGCAGCGAGAGCCAGCTGGCAGCAGAAACGGACCGGCTGaaccagcagctggaggctCTGAATGCTGAACGAAACAAACTCGCAGACGCCCTTCTGAAGATGGAAGCCCAGCTGAAAGAGGCCCAGACCAAACACGCCAACACCGTCCCCGCTGAGAAGTTCGACAACATGAAAAACCTGCTGACCAACGCCGTTGACGAGAAGGAGCGGCAGCTCGCCGAGCTGAGGGAAGACTACGACCGCGTGCTGGAGGACATGGCCGAGCTCCACCGGAAGTTAGACGGGCCGTCATCCCAGGTCGGGCCGGGGCTGATGTCGGCCGAAGAGCACCAGACGGTCGTGGCTGCTCTCGAGGAACAGAACGCTTCTCTGAAAAGGACGCTGATGGATGTGACGACACAGAGCAAGGCTCTCATTCAGGAGCTCGAGGAGAGCGAGGAGGAAAGGGACGAGCTGCGAGAGCGGCTGCATGAGCTGAGCAGCCGGATCGCGAGCGAGTTCATACCCGCTAAAGATCACGAGGAGATTCGAAAGGAAATGGTGACAGCTCTGGAGGAGCTTGAGGACAAACTCGTGGAAGCCAGTGAACGCCATGGAAGAGCAGAGGCGCAGGTCCAGCAGCTCCAAAGCGAACGGGCCTCGTGGCAGGAGACCGTCGGCAGTCTCAGAGACACCAGTGAGACACAGCAGAGGGAGAGGGATGCTCTGAGGACTCAGAATGCTGAACTGATAAAGAAACTTGAACAACTACAGAAGCGAGGTGAAGAAAGAGATAAAGAATGTGAACAGCTGACTGCACAGAACCAGACTCTGAAACAGAACCTGAAGGAACAGTTTGTTCCCAAACAGCAGCACGAGCAAGTGAGGACGGAGCTGAGCTCCGCCCTGGAAAGTGTGAAAGCAGACATGTTGAAGTTGGAGACCAGGGACAAAGAAAGTGGGATGGAACTGAAGAACGTGAAAGAAGGAAAGGAGAAGTTGAAAGACCAGTTGGAAAAAGTCATGTTGGAGAGGAAGAACGAGTACATCAGCGTAGAAAGGCACAGAGACGTCGCAGACAAGCTGAACGCCGCGGTGGTTGAGGCCGAAAACCGAGCCAATGATGCGTCTGCAAAGCACGTGCTGGCTCAGGAGGAGGTGGTGAAGCTCACGCAGGAACTGGAAGCTCAGAAGAAGGAACTCGAGACCATACAGGAGGCTATTCAGTCCCGGTTTGTTCccctgacagcagctgaggagAAGGTGACCTCCTACAGCACCCAGGTGAAGGAGCTGACTGAGAAGCTGATTGAAGTGGAAGAAAAGTACATCACAGAAAGATCTGCCAAGGAGAGCGTCATCCAGGAGAAAGAGAAGCTCAAGGCTGAGATGAAGTCTGTTCAGCAGAGACTGGACCTTGTTTTGGTTACCAGTGAAAAGCACAATAAAGCAGAGGAAGAGTTTAATTCTAAACACGAGGTTCTGAATCAGAAGTTGGTCAGCTTGGAGCAACAGCTCGAGGAGGTGACCCTTCAGAAAGCTGAACTCCAAGACCAGAATGCTCTGTACAGCACTCAGATCCAGAATCTGCAGGAGCGGCTGAAATCCGAGCTGACTCGGATAGCCACGTATGATACGGAGCTGAAGACCCTCCATGACGCCGTGCAGCAAGCTCAGGCTGATTGCAAGAAAACAAGAGAGGCCCAGCAGGAGGAAGCCCAGAGGGTCTGCGCTTTACAGAAGGAGCTCCAGGAGCGCCACTGGGATCACGGCtccctgctgcagcagcacgCCGAGGAGAAGGAAGCCCTGGAGGCCGAGGTCGCGAAACTCCAGATGTCCCTCCGCGAAGAGGAGGAGAACAACGCCCAGAGGGCCGAAGACGTGTCCGCCCTGCAGTCCGAGCTGCTCCAAGCCACGCAGGCCCTCGGAGAGGTCCGCTCCAGGGAGGACCAAATGAACCAGCTGAAAAAGgagaggcagcagctggaggaggaggccgCCAACCTGAGCAACAAGCTGCAGAGCCGAGCGGCGGAGTGCGACGAGGCCCGCCTGGAGGCCAGGCGAGCCAGGGAGGGCGAGAGCAAGGCCAGGGCCGAGCTGGAGGCCGTCCAGGAGAAGGGACGAGGCATCGAGAGGGAAATTAGGGAGCTGAAGGAGAGGTACGACGAGTCCCTCAGCACCATCTGTGACCTGCAGAAGAGGATTCAGACATCAGCTCAGCAGACTGAAGCCAAAGataaaaaggtacaaaataTCCATTTATTACTAAGTGAGACAGATTTTGTCCAGCCAGTATGTGATTTACTGAAGCTTAGATTATGTGTTAAACATCCTTTTATTTCTCTCAACCTCTAGCTTTGCGTTGTCCTAATGAGTTACCTAAATGTCCTAAACGTGTGCTTCAGATCACAGAGCTGCTGACAGATGTGGAGCGACTGAAGCAGGCTCTGAACGGTCTGTCCCAACTGGCGTACACGAGCAACGCCCCGAACAAGAGGCACGCGCAGCAAATCGACGCACTGCAAGCCCAGATCAAGAGcctacagcagcagctggctgtgaGTGGACGGCATCGCCGCTCTTTTACATATTGGGGAGTTCATGATTCTGAGAAgctgaaacatttgatttaaatgatCAGACTAAAACGTACAGTTGTTACTGAAAGCAAACCTGCCAGCATGTAACCGCCCCTAGCTAATTCTGTCAGATTGTATTCAGCGTTCAGATGTATCTGTAAGCTCTGTACTGTAGTCCCGTGACGGCAGAACTCGGCGTCTGCGTCTCGGCGTCGGCTGTTTGCGCCGCTGCTGCTGAGAACATCAAGGTGACCCCGTTTCTGTCACGCTTCTCACGTCTCCCGTCTTTTCTCCTCAACAAGGATGCTGAGAGGCAGCACAGGGAGGTGGTTTCAATTTATCGCACTCATCTTCTGAGCGCAGCGCAGGTGAGactcccccctcccacacacacacacacctcccatttattcctcttttgtttggttttcatccTTAAACCGAGCACTCTGTCTGCTAATACGATATgaaataagaaattatttaagACTTAAGGCGCCAGCACTGCGTATGTTAAGATCCCAGCTAAGCTGCTTGAACTCAGAAAGCTTAAACGTTTATGAACCTGATGATAAAGAGGGTTTTGTGTGTCTCCAAGGGTCACATGGATGCGGACGTCCAGGCGGCCTTACTGCAGATCATCCGCATGAGGCAGGAGTTCCTGTGCTGAAGCTTGAAAAACGCCTGCTGGCTCGGACTCATCCCCGTCACATCTTTCCACTACAGTGGCCTCGATTTGGCCCCTGAGACTGCccagtgtatgtgtgtgtgtgtatgcgtgtgtgtgtgtgtgatcaggTTTCTCCCAAAAGGCTGTTCTAAATTTCTGAAatccatcctttttttatttttttttcctcctaatttAGCTGCACGTTGATTCTTTGATAGATGACTAACTGCAGCCTTGAACGTGCTTCGCCTCAGCAGAGACACAGGAAGTGGAAaggcgattttttttttaaatttttccatTCAAACACTAGCGCCTGGTTTTAAATTTCGACACTAAAACCGTTTATTTCAGCTCCGTCAGATCGTTTACGGGCGCCGCTGAAAGTCGGTGTTTCATGCAGCTTTAACCCACTGAACTCAGTAACGTGGAAGTTACCTGAAACGTGGGTCCCCTTTTCATGGCGTCATAAATGTGCAAACGGTCGTAAACCCGGACGTGAACCCAAAGACCACTTTTCACATTCCCACCTGACAGTCACCAGCGATACAGAAACGTCTCGTGTTTAACGGCAGCGTTGCTCAGCTTTTAAAGGACAGGTtcgtatttttctttttttttcttttttattaacgCTGAAGGAGTCACAGCGGTGGCGTCCAAAGTTGTGGGTCGTAAAACACCAGGTTCAGGGTCTTAAGATTATCTCAAGGAGtcaaactaaatgtaaaaaaaatgaattctgattgcttatttttacaaaaattgacACCAGGGATAAAAACAGCAGTCGTAAGGGAGGgggcaaaaaaggaaaaatggttGTTAAGACTAATTCAGTCGttatattctgtttatttggtttctgttttgGGGTCTTTAAGTCTTATTTCTTGGGTCAGAAGGTGAAACCTTTGGGAGCCACTGAGTGTAACTCAGTCCACACG
Protein-coding regions in this window:
- the uacab gene encoding uveal autoantigen with coiled-coil domains and ankyrin repeats protein isoform X2 yields the protein MSRWLKCTSMHFNTDWNKYDDRLMKAVERREVDKVAAVLNKKGIIPTKLDVEGRSAFHLAAARGHLDCLNLILGQNVDITASDAAGKNALHLAARNGHSLCVQKLLQHNCPVGNVDLQGRSALHDAVMAGCSSSVKLLCDSGASVNASDFDGRTPLILATQLGHPHICQLLLERGADITARDKQNKTALILGCEIGCKDAVEVLLRSGADVKALDSFGHDAYHHARLSKNTELTALVKSYLDRATREKEAAKIEHWKRQLSVDRSDAAEASRKDQIINDLEEQNETLQESIRKYNQEQKGLLDRVNMLQQQLTQEKMAAADAQKEKEQLKVLLKEREEGPRGAETVKVQLRSTLGEYSGQSVIKGKENILVKQAQSLDCGKMIQNPAASRQLQRSPTQISWDLTEVEALQRDLEAVKRKQQTAEEEAAQLQSALSRKNRECQELAQSRDAIQKQADQQIQELEDALGDVQKRMLDSECKVKQLQAHVVAVKERFEGQATEELRAQLLDVKSKYEGASAEVGRVRNRLKQSEKALEEYKSSESQLAAETDRLNQQLEALNAERNKLADALLKMEAQLKEAQTKHANTVPAEKFDNMKNLLTNAVDEKERQLAELREDYDRVLEDMAELHRKLDGPSSQVGPGLMSAEEHQTVVAALEEQNASLKRTLMDVTTQSKALIQELEESEEERDELRERLHELSSRIASEFIPAKDHEEIRKEMVTALEELEDKLVEASERHGRAEAQVQQLQSERASWQETVGSLRDTSETQQRERDALRTQNAELIKKLEQLQKRGEERDKECEQLTAQNQTLKQNLKEQFVPKQQHEQVRTELSSALESVKADMLKLETRDKESGMELKNVKEGKEKLKDQLEKVMLERKNEYISVERHRDVADKLNAAVVEAENRANDASAKHVLAQEEVVKLTQELEAQKKELETIQEAIQSRFVPLTAAEEKVTSYSTQVKELTEKLIEVEEKYITERSAKESVIQEKEKLKAEMKSVQQRLDLVLVTSEKHNKAEEEFNSKHEVLNQKLVSLEQQLEEVTLQKAELQDQNALYSTQIQNLQERLKSELTRIATYDTELKTLHDAVQQAQADCKKTREAQQEEAQRVCALQKELQERHWDHGSLLQQHAEEKEALEAEVAKLQMSLREEEENNAQRAEDVSALQSELLQATQALGEVRSREDQMNQLKKERQQLEEEAANLSNKLQSRAAECDEARLEARRAREGESKARAELEAVQEKGRGIEREIRELKERYDESLSTICDLQKRIQTSAQQTEAKDKKITELLTDVERLKQALNGLSQLAYTSNAPNKRHAQQIDALQAQIKSLQQQLADAERQHREVVSIYRTHLLSAAQGHMDADVQAALLQIIRMRQEFLC
- the uacab gene encoding uveal autoantigen with coiled-coil domains and ankyrin repeats protein isoform X1, yielding MKSLKYRLKKHEVTITNTDWNKYDDRLMKAVERREVDKVAAVLNKKGIIPTKLDVEGRSAFHLAAARGHLDCLNLILGQNVDITASDAAGKNALHLAARNGHSLCVQKLLQHNCPVGNVDLQGRSALHDAVMAGCSSSVKLLCDSGASVNASDFDGRTPLILATQLGHPHICQLLLERGADITARDKQNKTALILGCEIGCKDAVEVLLRSGADVKALDSFGHDAYHHARLSKNTELTALVKSYLDRATREKEAAKIEHWKRQLSVDRSDAAEASRKDQIINDLEEQNETLQESIRKYNQEQKGLLDRVNMLQQQLTQEKMAAADAQKEKEQLKVLLKEREEGPRGAETVKVQLRSTLGEYSGQSVIKGKENILVKQAQSLDCGKMIQNPAASRQLQRSPTQISWDLTEVEALQRDLEAVKRKQQTAEEEAAQLQSALSRKNRECQELAQSRDAIQKQADQQIQELEDALGDVQKRMLDSECKVKQLQAHVVAVKERFEGQATEELRAQLLDVKSKYEGASAEVGRVRNRLKQSEKALEEYKSSESQLAAETDRLNQQLEALNAERNKLADALLKMEAQLKEAQTKHANTVPAEKFDNMKNLLTNAVDEKERQLAELREDYDRVLEDMAELHRKLDGPSSQVGPGLMSAEEHQTVVAALEEQNASLKRTLMDVTTQSKALIQELEESEEERDELRERLHELSSRIASEFIPAKDHEEIRKEMVTALEELEDKLVEASERHGRAEAQVQQLQSERASWQETVGSLRDTSETQQRERDALRTQNAELIKKLEQLQKRGEERDKECEQLTAQNQTLKQNLKEQFVPKQQHEQVRTELSSALESVKADMLKLETRDKESGMELKNVKEGKEKLKDQLEKVMLERKNEYISVERHRDVADKLNAAVVEAENRANDASAKHVLAQEEVVKLTQELEAQKKELETIQEAIQSRFVPLTAAEEKVTSYSTQVKELTEKLIEVEEKYITERSAKESVIQEKEKLKAEMKSVQQRLDLVLVTSEKHNKAEEEFNSKHEVLNQKLVSLEQQLEEVTLQKAELQDQNALYSTQIQNLQERLKSELTRIATYDTELKTLHDAVQQAQADCKKTREAQQEEAQRVCALQKELQERHWDHGSLLQQHAEEKEALEAEVAKLQMSLREEEENNAQRAEDVSALQSELLQATQALGEVRSREDQMNQLKKERQQLEEEAANLSNKLQSRAAECDEARLEARRAREGESKARAELEAVQEKGRGIEREIRELKERYDESLSTICDLQKRIQTSAQQTEAKDKKITELLTDVERLKQALNGLSQLAYTSNAPNKRHAQQIDALQAQIKSLQQQLADAERQHREVVSIYRTHLLSAAQGHMDADVQAALLQIIRMRQEFLC